A stretch of Salvelinus alpinus chromosome 4, SLU_Salpinus.1, whole genome shotgun sequence DNA encodes these proteins:
- the LOC139573861 gene encoding fatty acid-binding protein 10-A, liver basic-like: protein MAFSGTWQVYAQENYEEFLRAISLPEDVIKLAKDIKPVTEIQQNGNDFVITSKTPGKSVTNSFTIGKESDITTMDGKKLKCTVRLEGGKLMCNTDKFSSIQELKGGEMVETLTVGSTSLIRRSKKL, encoded by the exons atGGCCTTCAGTGGAACGTGGCAGGTGTATGCTCAGGAGAACTACGAGGAGTTTCTCAGGGCCATCT CCCTCCCAGAAGATGTTATCAAGCTGGCCAAAGACATCAAGCCCGTCACTGAGATCCAGCAGAACGGCAATGACTTTGTCATCACCTCCAAAACTCCTGGCAAGTCCGTCACCAACTCCTTCACCATCGGCAAAGAGTCCGACATCACCACCATGGATGGCAAAAAGCTCAAG TGCACTGTCAGACTGGAGGGAGGAAAGCTGATGTGCAACACAGATAAATTCTCCAGCATCCAGGAGCTCAAGGGAGGAGAGATGGTTGAG ACGCTGACAGTGGGCTCTACGTCACTCATCAGGAGGAGCAAAAAGTTGTGA